The nucleotide window CTTCGATGGAAAAGTATTCGTCGGCAATGGCGGAACGGAACTTGGTCCGATGCGTGGGTATGTGACCGCTTATGATGCCGAAACGGGTAAGCAGGTCTGGCGTTTCTATATCGTCCCTGGCAACCCTGCCGATGGATTCGAGGATGCCGCTCAGGAAATGGCGGCCAAAACCTGGACTGGCCGGTGGTGGGAAAACGGCGGCGGCGGTAATGCCTGGCACGGCTGGACCTACGACGCCAAATACAACCAGCTCATCTTCGGTACAGGTAACGGTGGGCCATGGAATATCAAGGTGCGTAGCCCGGAGGGTGGCGACAACCTGTTCCTGTGTTCTGTCGTAGCGGTAGATGCGGATACCGGCGAATACAAATGGCACGTACAAACTGCCCCAGGCGACACCTGGGACTACAACTCGAACATGGACATCGTGCTGGCCGATTTGAAAATCGATGGCAAGGATGTTGACGCCGTATTGCATGCGCCGAAGAACGGCTTCTTCTATACGATCGACCGCTCGAACGGCAAGGTACTGTCCGCCGAGAAATTCGCAGACGCCAACTGGTCAACCAAATATGACCTGAAAGAACAGCGCCATATTGTTGCTGAAGGCGCGAGATATCCTGATGGCGAGAAGAATATCTACCCCTCGGCATTCGGTGCGCACTCATGGCATGCGATGTCTTACAACCCCGAGTTGAATCTCGCCTTCATCCCCACCAACCACTTGGGCAACACCTTCAAGGACAATGGCAAGGACACGAAGCCTGGCCACAAGATGGCGAGTCACAAACTCTACCTGGGGCTGACTGGTTGGGAATTGACCAAAGACCCGCATGAATCACGCGGCTCCCTACAGGCCTGGGACCCGATCAAGAACGAGCGTGTGTGGCAAGTCAACCAGAAGAGCCCATGGGGTGGCGGAACCCTGACCACGGCCGGCAACCTGGTTTTCCAGGGCCAGCCTGACGGCCTGTTCAAAGCCTACGATGCCCGCACCGGCGACGAACTTTGGTCATATGACGTGGGCCTCGGTATCTCTGCGCCACCGATTACCTACAAGCTCGATGGCAAGCAGATGGTTTCCCTGCTGGTGGGCCCCGGTGGTGCATTGGCCTCCAACTTCGGCGGCTCCGGTGAACTGGGTTTTGAAAGCCATGGCTGGAAATATGGTGCGCATGAGCGCCGCATCATGACCTTCTCGCTGGACGGAAAAGCGGTTATCCCCAAACAGCCGGCACCGCAGCTTGCCAAGCCGATTATCGATGCGAAGTTTGAAGTCGATGCCAAGAAAGCAGAGGCCGGCGCGGGAGTGTTTGCGGAGAACCTCTGTGTCGGCTGTCATGGCGCCGGAGCTGTTGCGGGTATGAAGGCACCCGATCTGCGGGAGTCGCCGATATTGCTCACAGGCAGTGAGAAGGCGTTCGAGAGCGTTGTACGCGGCGGTGCGCTACTTGCCAACGGCATGCCCAAGTTCCCGGATCTGACCGATGCCGAGCTGGAAAGCATCCGTCACTTCGTTCGCCGGCAAGCACACGACGGGGTGAAGTCTGGTGGCGGACATTAGGCCGACAACTTTCGATCACCAACCAAACAGTTGAACCGGTAACGCCTGAATAGCCAGGCGTTACCAATAGCAGAAACGCACGCGAATACCGTGAATGCCCACAGGCATTGCGGCTAACGGTATTCGCT belongs to Pseudomonas phenolilytica and includes:
- a CDS encoding PQQ-dependent dehydrogenase, methanol/ethanol family codes for the protein MKSKQSNLRVHLIMAASLFAITPLHASDRVITDKELSDESNTADWLAYGRTHSEQRFSPLKDINVDNVSQLKPEWYAPLPDRSDMVGTPLVVDGVMYYVGEMNRTRAFDARSGKMLWEYDPQVSKEILDNNMKKVFWKHNRGLSTYGDKLFIATWDGRLIAINRKDGKEVWQTRTFDHDQPLNITGHPKAFDGKVFVGNGGTELGPMRGYVTAYDAETGKQVWRFYIVPGNPADGFEDAAQEMAAKTWTGRWWENGGGGNAWHGWTYDAKYNQLIFGTGNGGPWNIKVRSPEGGDNLFLCSVVAVDADTGEYKWHVQTAPGDTWDYNSNMDIVLADLKIDGKDVDAVLHAPKNGFFYTIDRSNGKVLSAEKFADANWSTKYDLKEQRHIVAEGARYPDGEKNIYPSAFGAHSWHAMSYNPELNLAFIPTNHLGNTFKDNGKDTKPGHKMASHKLYLGLTGWELTKDPHESRGSLQAWDPIKNERVWQVNQKSPWGGGTLTTAGNLVFQGQPDGLFKAYDARTGDELWSYDVGLGISAPPITYKLDGKQMVSLLVGPGGALASNFGGSGELGFESHGWKYGAHERRIMTFSLDGKAVIPKQPAPQLAKPIIDAKFEVDAKKAEAGAGVFAENLCVGCHGAGAVAGMKAPDLRESPILLTGSEKAFESVVRGGALLANGMPKFPDLTDAELESIRHFVRRQAHDGVKSGGGH